A stretch of DNA from Campylobacter concisus:
ACGCTTGGCAATCCATTTAATTTAAAGGTTGTAAAAGATTTTTGCGACAAGAACAATTTGTGGTTAATAGAAGATAATTGTGATGCATTGGGTTCAACATATGAGAAAAAATATACTGGTACTTGGGGTGATATAGGCACTAGCTCGTTTTACCCACCACACCATATGACAATGGGAGAGGGTGGAGCCGTCTATACTAACAATTCGCTACTTAAAAAAATAATTTTATCAATGAGAGATTGGGGGAGAGATTGTTGGTGTGAAAGCGGTGTTGATAATACTTGCGGATGTAGATTTTCTAAAAGTTTTGGAACACTTCCAAAGGGATATGACCATAAATATGTTTATTCTCACTTTGGTTTTAATTTAAAGGTTTCGGATATGCAAGCTGCGATTGGCTGTGCACAACTTGAGAAATTCCCTAGCTTTGTAGAAAAAAGAAAACTAAATAGAAAAAGGCTGTACGATGGATTAAAAGACTTGGATCAGTTGATTCTAGTGGAAACTCAGCCAAACTCTGATCCAAGCTGGTTTGGTTTTATGATAACGCTAAGCGATAGTGCTAATTTTACTAGAAATGAGTTAGTAAAATATTTAGAAACAAATAAGATACAAACCAGAAATCTCTTTGCTGGTAATATAACAAGACATCCAATGTTTGATAATATGGTTTTAAATAAAGATTATAGGGTGATTGGGGACTTAAAAGTGACAGATAAAATAATGAATGATAGCTTTTGGATAGGACTTTATCCTGGTATGGGTGATATGGCGATTGATTATATGATTAAAAATATAAAAAATTTTATTAAATTAAGAAAAGGGAATAAATGAGATATTTAATAACGGGCGGATGTGGCTTTTTGGGAACAAATATAGCAAGTAGGATTTTAGAACAAGGAGACGAGCTTATAATATTTGATTCTTTGTATAGATATGGAAGTTATCAAAATAAGGAATGGCTAGGAACTAAAGGTAAATTTGTTTTTGTTTATGGGGATATAAGAAATATAAATGACATAGAACAAACAATAAAAATATATAAACCCGATGTGATTTTTCATTTAGCTGGACAAGTAGCAATGACAACATCTATAGAGAATCCAAGAATGGACTTTGAGATAAATGCTGTAGGAAGTTTTAACCTTATAAATGCGGTAAGGCTATATAGTCCTGATAGCACTGTTATTTACTCATCTACAAATAAAGTTTATGGTAATTTAAATCAATATAAGTATAAAGAAACTGATACAAGATATGAATGTATTGATAGGCCAAATGGTTTTAATGAAGAAGTAGCTTTAGATTTTCACTCTCCATACGGTGTGTCAAAAGGTAGTGCAGATCAATATATGTTGGATTTTACAAGAATATATGGAGTAAAAACCGCGGTTTTTAGGCACTCTTCCATGTTTGGTGGAAGGCAGTTTGCTACTTATGATCAAGGCTGGATTGGATGGTTTGTTCAAAAGGCAGTAGAAATAAAAATAAATACCCTAAAGGAACCATTTACAATATCTGGAAACGGAAAACAAGTAAGAGATTTGCTTTATGCTAGTGATTGCGTAGATTTGTATCTGATGGCTTCTCACAAAATAGATGAAATAAAAGGACAGGTTTTTAATATAGGCGGCGGAATA
This window harbors:
- a CDS encoding GDP-mannose 4,6-dehydratase: MRYLITGGCGFLGTNIASRILEQGDELIIFDSLYRYGSYQNKEWLGTKGKFVFVYGDIRNINDIEQTIKIYKPDVIFHLAGQVAMTTSIENPRMDFEINAVGSFNLINAVRLYSPDSTVIYSSTNKVYGNLNQYKYKETDTRYECIDRPNGFNEEVALDFHSPYGVSKGSADQYMLDFTRIYGVKTAVFRHSSMFGGRQFATYDQGWIGWFVQKAVEIKINTLKEPFTISGNGKQVRDLLYASDCVDLYLMASHKIDEIKGQVFNIGGGIQNSYSLLELFSFLEQELNIKMKYKQLPPRESDQKIFVADINKVKKLIGWEPKISKEEGVKKMIEWVLK
- the rfbH gene encoding lipopolysaccharide biosynthesis protein RfbH, which encodes MTKQNILKQEILKKTKEYYELVHKPIHERKFIEGETRVNYAGRVFDAKEMQYLVDSALDFWLTYGDYSKHFEKELAKYLGIKYALLVNSGSSANLLAFFALTSPLLKDKQIKRGDEVITVAAGFPTTVAPIVQYGAIPVFVDMDLKYANIDVTQLELAISKKTKAIMIAHTLGNPFNLKVVKDFCDKNNLWLIEDNCDALGSTYEKKYTGTWGDIGTSSFYPPHHMTMGEGGAVYTNNSLLKKIILSMRDWGRDCWCESGVDNTCGCRFSKSFGTLPKGYDHKYVYSHFGFNLKVSDMQAAIGCAQLEKFPSFVEKRKLNRKRLYDGLKDLDQLILVETQPNSDPSWFGFMITLSDSANFTRNELVKYLETNKIQTRNLFAGNITRHPMFDNMVLNKDYRVIGDLKVTDKIMNDSFWIGLYPGMGDMAIDYMIKNIKNFIKLRKGNK